The following are encoded together in the Armatimonadota bacterium genome:
- a CDS encoding class II aldolase/adducin family protein: MSQDVMTNLVYLSHVLGDPANDFAILGEGNTSARADAETFWVKASGTELRTMQPDGFVRVRFDKIMELLQFEDVSDDLCKEYFDAASVDAAGKRPSTEALMHAILLSMPDVNYVGHTHPTAINMFTCANEGKQAWQGRLFPDEIVCCGVAPVWVDYTDPGIPLAREVKTRIEAYIQEYGVRPKVLLVQNHGLIAIGATPSEVINATMMMCKTARVLWGTFALGGPHYLTPKQVERIFTWPSEKYRMQLLENR, encoded by the coding sequence ATGTCTCAGGATGTCATGACCAATCTCGTCTACCTGTCTCATGTCCTCGGGGATCCCGCCAATGACTTCGCGATCCTCGGCGAGGGCAACACTTCCGCCCGCGCCGATGCCGAGACCTTCTGGGTCAAGGCCAGCGGCACCGAACTGCGCACCATGCAGCCCGATGGTTTCGTCCGGGTGCGGTTCGACAAGATCATGGAGCTTCTCCAGTTCGAGGACGTCTCCGATGATCTGTGCAAGGAATACTTCGACGCCGCCTCCGTAGACGCCGCCGGCAAGCGGCCCTCCACGGAAGCGCTCATGCACGCGATCCTGCTCTCCATGCCCGATGTCAATTATGTCGGGCATACCCACCCCACCGCCATCAATATGTTCACCTGCGCCAATGAGGGCAAGCAGGCCTGGCAGGGCCGGCTGTTTCCCGATGAGATCGTCTGCTGCGGCGTCGCCCCGGTCTGGGTGGACTACACCGACCCCGGCATCCCCCTGGCCCGGGAGGTCAAGACCCGGATTGAGGCGTATATTCAGGAGTACGGCGTGCGCCCCAAGGTGCTTCTGGTGCAGAATCACGGCTTGATCGCCATCGGCGCCACGCCGTCGGAAGTGATCAATGCGACGATGATGATGTGCAAGACCGCGCGGGTCCTGTGGGGAACTTTCGCCCTGGGCGGGCCGCACTATCTCACACCGAAACAGGTGGAGCGCATCTTCACTTGGCCGTCCGAGAAGTACCGCATGCAGCTACTCGAGAACCGCTGA